The following are encoded in a window of Xyrauchen texanus isolate HMW12.3.18 chromosome 42, RBS_HiC_50CHRs, whole genome shotgun sequence genomic DNA:
- the LOC127635333 gene encoding class E basic helix-loop-helix protein 22-like, producing the protein MDRRINLGGDIFHKTLSAVSSKKMDSFRPVAGIDLASRDGQSPISCFDHTDPDPVQPGGLTGGRAGTLGLPTGSLCVKYGESANRASAAESSGGEQSQDDDSDGRCEMMLMADGRTVMSGAKSEGGKKNKEQKVLRLNINARERRRMHDLNDALDELRGVIPYAHSPSVRKLSKIATLLLAKNYILMQAQALEEMRRLVAYLNQGQAISAASLPTTTALTPGLSAYDQPTGYPFPAGVAASSCPDKCALFNNVTSSLCKQCTDKP; encoded by the coding sequence ATGGACAGGAGAATAAACTTGGGTGGAGACATTTTTCACAAAACTCTCAGCGCAGTGTCCAGCAAAAAGATGGACTCTTTTCGACCGGTTGCGGGTATTGATCTTGCTTCCAGGGACGGCCAGTCGCCAATTAGCTGTTTCGACCACACCGACCCAGACCCGGTCCAGCCTGGGGGACTGACCGGAGGGAGAGCGGGGACACTGGGTCTGCCGACCGGATCTTTGTGCGTGAAATACGGCGAGAGCGCAAACAGGGCATCGGCTGCGGAGAGCAGCGGAGGAGAGCAGAGCCAGGACGATGACAGCGACGGAAGATGCGAGATGATGCTCATGGCAGACGGGAGAACGGTGATGTCTGGTGCCAAGTCTGAAGGAGGTAAGAAAAACAAAGAGCAGAAAGTTCTGAGGCTAAACATCAACGCCCGGGAGAGACGAAGAATGCACGATCTCAACGATGCGCTTGATGAACTGCGGGGAGTGATTCCTTACGCGCACAGTCCGTCTGTACGGAAACTCTCCAAAATTGCCACCTTGCTGTTAGCCAAAAATTACATCCTTATGCAGGCACAGGCGCTTGAGGAGATGAGAAGGCTAGTTGCGTATCTCAACCAAGGCCAGGCTATCTCTGCTGCCTCTTTGCCCACGACCACGGCTCTCACACCGGGTTTAAGCGCATACGACCAGCCGACCGGTTACCCGTTCCCCGCCGGAGTTGCAGCATCCTCCTGTCCAGACAAATGTGCCCTTTTCAACAACGTCACCTCCAGCCTCTGTAAGCAATGCACTGACAAGCCTTAA